Proteins encoded within one genomic window of Manis pentadactyla isolate mManPen7 chromosome 4, mManPen7.hap1, whole genome shotgun sequence:
- the PLEKHM2 gene encoding pleckstrin homology domain-containing family M member 2 isoform X2 has protein sequence MEPREVKDRILENISLSVKKLQSYFAACEDETPAIRNHDKVLQRLCEHLDHALLYGLQDLSSGYWVLVVHFTRREAVRQIEMLQHVATNLGRSRAWLYLALNENSLESYLRLFQENLGLLHKYYVKNALVCSHDHLTLFLTLVSGLEFIQFDLDLDAPYLDLAPYMPDYYKPQYLLDFEDRLPTSVHGSDSLSLNSFNSVTSTNLEWDDSAIAPSSEDGDLTDTVSGPRSTASDPTSSKASTKSPSQRHNPFSEDQAEAVSSPDTTPVHTTSQEKGESHIHDLPDPCTELEVIRVTKKKKMGKKKKTRSDEEASPLHPASTQHHCAKHGRGDSLISSPGLGRGSPDAALASPQEEGEGPSSTAESSEPSEPGQVGLLIPEMKDTSMERVGQPLSKVIDQLHGQLDPSTWGSCVESPDQSFRTGSSGDAPERPPFCDFSEGLPAPMDFYRFTVESPSAGASGGSHHDLAGPGPPLHVPGSSETAGQEEERGGEASAPGPLEDTPGEALEPETQELVPQLSLAGEGPAPEPEPRTQEALCQLKQDQPSPCLSSAGDSGVDEGQGSPSEMTHSAEFRVDNNHLLLLMIHVFRENEEQLFKMIRMSTGHMEGNLQLLYVLLTDCYVYLLRKGAAEKPYLVEEAVSYNELDYVSVGLDQQTVKLVCANRRKQFLLDTADMALAEFFLASLKSAMIKGCREPPYPSVLTDATMEKLALAKFVAQESKCEVTAVTVCFYGLVHWEDPLDESLGPVPCHCSPPENAITKEGMLQYKAGTSYLGKEHWKACFVVLSNGILYQYPDRTDVTPLLSVNMGGEQCGGCRRSNATDRPHAFQVILADRPCLELSADSEAEMADWMQHLCQAVSKGVIPQGVTPSPCIPCCLVITDDHLFTCHEDCQTSFFRTLGTAKLADISAVSTEPGKEYCVLEFSQDSQQPLPPWVIYLSCTSELDRFLSALNCGWNTIYQVDLPNKAIQEASNKKFEDALTLIHSAWQRSDSLCRGRATRDPWC, from the exons ttgcaGAGCTACTTTGCTGCATGTGAAGATGAGACCCCTGCCATCCGGAACCACGACAAGGTCCTGCAGCGTCTGTGTGAGCACTTGGACCACGCCCTGCTGTATGG ACTGCAAGACCTCTCATCTGGCTACTGGGTGCTGGTGGTGCATTTCACCCGGAGAGAGGCCGTCAGACAGATCGAGATGCTGCAGCATGTGGCCACCAACCTGGGGCGCA GCCGGGCCTGGCTGTACCTGGCCCTCAACGAGAACTCCCTGGAGAGCTACCTGCGGCTTTTCCAGGAAAACCTAGGTCTGCTGCATAAGTACTATGTCAA GAATGCCCTGGTCTGCAGCCACGACCACCTGACTCTCTTCCTGACCTTGGTGTCTGGGCTGGAGTTCATTCAATTCGACCTGGACCTG GATGCCCCTTACTTAGACTTGGCCCCCTACATGCCTGACTACTACAAACCTCAGTACCTGCTGGACTTTGAAGACCGCCTCCCCACCTCGGTCCATGGCTCGGACAGCCTGTCCCTCAACTCCTTCAACTCCGTCACCTCCACCAACCTGGAGTGGGATGACAGTGCCATTGCCCCATCTAGCGAGG ATGGAGACCTCACGGACACCGTCAGCGGCCCTCGCTCCACAGCCTCGGACCCGACCAGCAGCAAGGCCTCCACCAAGAGTCCCTCCCAGCGCCACAACCCCTTCAGTGAGGACCAGGCAGAGGCCGTGTCCTCCCCCGACACCACCCCTGTGCACACCACCTCTCAGGAGAAGGGGGAGTCCCACATCCACGACCTGCCAGATCCCTGCACAGAGCTGGAAGTCATCAG GGTCACCAAGAAGAAGAAGATGGGCAAGAAGAAGAAGACCAGGTCAGATGAAGAAGCAAGCCCACTTCACCCAGCCTCTACCCAGCACCACTGTGCCAAGCACGGGCGTGGAGACAGCCTCATCAGCAGCCCAGGCCTTGGGCGGGGCTCGCCAGACGCTGCCTTGGCCTCCccccaggaggagggagaggggcccAGCAGCACAGCAGAGAGCAGcgagccctcagagcctggccAGGTGGGCCTGCTTATCCCCGAGATGAAGGACACCTCCATGGAGCGCGTGGGGCAGCCCCTGAGTAAGGTCATTGACCAGCTCCATGGGCAGCTGGACCCCAGCACCTGGGGCTCCTGTGTCGAGTCCCCAGACCAGTCCTTTCGGACCGGCTCTTCCGGGGATGCCCCGGAGAGGCCGCCGTTTTGTGACTTCAGCGAGGGGCTTCCAGCCCCAATGGACTTCTACCGCTTTACCGTCGAGAGTCCAAGTGCTGGTGCATCAGGTGGCAGCCACCATGACCTTGCAGGGCCTGGCCCACCGCTGCATGTTCCTGGTAGCTCTGAGACTGCTGGccaagaagaggagagaggaggggaggctTCGGCGCCTGGGCCCCTAGAGGACACCCCAGgggaggctctggagccagagacCCAGGAACTGGTGCCCCAGTTGTCCCTGGCTGGTGAGGGGCCTGCGCCTGAGCCAGAGCCCAGGACCCAGGAGGCTCTTTGCCAGCTCAAGCAAGACCAGCCCAGCCCCTGTCTGAGCAGCGCTGGGGACTCCGGGGTGGATGAGGGGCAGGGGAGCCCTTCTGAGATGACCCACTCAGCAGAGTTCAG AGTAGACAACAATCACTTACTCCTGCTGATGATCCACGTGTTCCGAGAAAACGAAGAGCAGCTCTTCAAA ATGATCCGGATGAGCACCGGGCACATGGAGGGTAACCTGCAACTGCTCTACGTGCTGCTCACAGACTGCTATGTCTACCTGCTCCGGAAAG GAGCTGCAGAGAAGCCATACCTGGTGGAAGAGGCCGTTTCTTACAATGAACTTGACTACGTGTCG GTGGGCCTCGACCAGCAGACAGTGAAGCTAGTGTGCGCCAACCGCAGGAAGCAGTTTCTGCTGGACACAGCTGACATGGCCCTGGCTGA GTTCTTCTTGGCTTCTCTGAAGTCTGCCATGATCAAAGGCTGTCGGGAACCGCCCTACCCCAGCGTCCTGACTGACGCCACCATGGAGAAGCTGGCTCTGGCCAAATTTGTGGCCCAGGAATCCAAGTGTGAA GTGACCGCTGTTACTGTGTGCTTCTATGGGCTTGTGCACTGGGAAGACCCTCTGGATGAGTCCCTGGGCCCTGTCCCCTGCCACTGCTCACCCCCCGAGAACGCCATCACCAAAGAAGGCATGCTGCAGTACAAGGCGGGGACCTCCTACTTGGGCAAGGAGCACTGGAAGGCTTGCTTCGTGGTGCTCAG CAATGGGATCCTCTACCAGTATCCTGACCGCACTGATGTCACCCCTTTGCTGTCAGTGAACATGGG GGGGGAGCAGTGCGGTGGCTGTCGGAGATCCAATGCCACGGATCGGCCCCACGCCTTCCAGGTCATCCTTGCCGACCGGCCCTGCCTGGAACTGAGTGCCGATAGCGAGGCAGAGATGGCCGACTGGATGCAGCACCTCTGTCAGGCTGTGTCCAAAGGG GTCATCCCCCAGGGGGTAACTCCCAGCCCCTGCATCCCCTGCTGCCTAGTGATCACTGATGACCACCTCTTCACGTGCCACGAGGACTGCCAGACCAGCTTCTTCCGCACCCTGGGCACCGCCAAGCTGGCCGACATCAGCGCCGTCTCCACTGAACCGGGCAAGGAGTACTGTGTCCTG GAGTTCTCCCAGGACAGCCAGCAGCCCCTCCCGCCCTGGGTCATCTACTTGAGCtgcacatcagaactggaccgaTTCCTGTCTGCACTGAACTGTGGGTGGAATACCATCTACCAG GTGGACCTCCCCAACAAGGCCATCCAGGAAGCCTCCAACAAGAAGTTCGAGGATGCCCTGACCCTCATCCACAGCGCCTGGCAGCGGAGTGACAGTCTCTGCCGAGGCAGAGCCACCCGGGACCCCTGGTGCTGA
- the PLEKHM2 gene encoding pleckstrin homology domain-containing family M member 2 isoform X3, translating to MLQHVATNLGRSRAWLYLALNENSLESYLRLFQENLGLLHKYYVKNALVCSHDHLTLFLTLVSGLEFIQFDLDLDAPYLDLAPYMPDYYKPQYLLDFEDRLPTSVHGSDSLSLNSFNSVTSTNLEWDDSAIAPSSEDYDFGDVFPAVPSVPSTDWEDGDLTDTVSGPRSTASDPTSSKASTKSPSQRHNPFSEDQAEAVSSPDTTPVHTTSQEKGESHIHDLPDPCTELEVIRVTKKKKMGKKKKTRSDEEASPLHPASTQHHCAKHGRGDSLISSPGLGRGSPDAALASPQEEGEGPSSTAESSEPSEPGQVGLLIPEMKDTSMERVGQPLSKVIDQLHGQLDPSTWGSCVESPDQSFRTGSSGDAPERPPFCDFSEGLPAPMDFYRFTVESPSAGASGGSHHDLAGPGPPLHVPGSSETAGQEEERGGEASAPGPLEDTPGEALEPETQELVPQLSLAGEGPAPEPEPRTQEALCQLKQDQPSPCLSSAGDSGVDEGQGSPSEMTHSAEFRVDNNHLLLLMIHVFRENEEQLFKMIRMSTGHMEGNLQLLYVLLTDCYVYLLRKGAAEKPYLVEEAVSYNELDYVSVGLDQQTVKLVCANRRKQFLLDTADMALAEFFLASLKSAMIKGCREPPYPSVLTDATMEKLALAKFVAQESKCEVTAVTVCFYGLVHWEDPLDESLGPVPCHCSPPENAITKEGMLQYKAGTSYLGKEHWKACFVVLSNGILYQYPDRTDVTPLLSVNMGGEQCGGCRRSNATDRPHAFQVILADRPCLELSADSEAEMADWMQHLCQAVSKGVIPQGVTPSPCIPCCLVITDDHLFTCHEDCQTSFFRTLGTAKLADISAVSTEPGKEYCVLEFSQDSQQPLPPWVIYLSCTSELDRFLSALNCGWNTIYQVDLPNKAIQEASNKKFEDALTLIHSAWQRSDSLCRGRATRDPWC from the exons ATGCTGCAGCATGTGGCCACCAACCTGGGGCGCA GCCGGGCCTGGCTGTACCTGGCCCTCAACGAGAACTCCCTGGAGAGCTACCTGCGGCTTTTCCAGGAAAACCTAGGTCTGCTGCATAAGTACTATGTCAA GAATGCCCTGGTCTGCAGCCACGACCACCTGACTCTCTTCCTGACCTTGGTGTCTGGGCTGGAGTTCATTCAATTCGACCTGGACCTG GATGCCCCTTACTTAGACTTGGCCCCCTACATGCCTGACTACTACAAACCTCAGTACCTGCTGGACTTTGAAGACCGCCTCCCCACCTCGGTCCATGGCTCGGACAGCCTGTCCCTCAACTCCTTCAACTCCGTCACCTCCACCAACCTGGAGTGGGATGACAGTGCCATTGCCCCATCTAGCGAGG ATTATGATTTTGGAGATGTGTTTCCAGCAGTGCCGTCTGTACCCAGCACAGACTGGGAAG ATGGAGACCTCACGGACACCGTCAGCGGCCCTCGCTCCACAGCCTCGGACCCGACCAGCAGCAAGGCCTCCACCAAGAGTCCCTCCCAGCGCCACAACCCCTTCAGTGAGGACCAGGCAGAGGCCGTGTCCTCCCCCGACACCACCCCTGTGCACACCACCTCTCAGGAGAAGGGGGAGTCCCACATCCACGACCTGCCAGATCCCTGCACAGAGCTGGAAGTCATCAG GGTCACCAAGAAGAAGAAGATGGGCAAGAAGAAGAAGACCAGGTCAGATGAAGAAGCAAGCCCACTTCACCCAGCCTCTACCCAGCACCACTGTGCCAAGCACGGGCGTGGAGACAGCCTCATCAGCAGCCCAGGCCTTGGGCGGGGCTCGCCAGACGCTGCCTTGGCCTCCccccaggaggagggagaggggcccAGCAGCACAGCAGAGAGCAGcgagccctcagagcctggccAGGTGGGCCTGCTTATCCCCGAGATGAAGGACACCTCCATGGAGCGCGTGGGGCAGCCCCTGAGTAAGGTCATTGACCAGCTCCATGGGCAGCTGGACCCCAGCACCTGGGGCTCCTGTGTCGAGTCCCCAGACCAGTCCTTTCGGACCGGCTCTTCCGGGGATGCCCCGGAGAGGCCGCCGTTTTGTGACTTCAGCGAGGGGCTTCCAGCCCCAATGGACTTCTACCGCTTTACCGTCGAGAGTCCAAGTGCTGGTGCATCAGGTGGCAGCCACCATGACCTTGCAGGGCCTGGCCCACCGCTGCATGTTCCTGGTAGCTCTGAGACTGCTGGccaagaagaggagagaggaggggaggctTCGGCGCCTGGGCCCCTAGAGGACACCCCAGgggaggctctggagccagagacCCAGGAACTGGTGCCCCAGTTGTCCCTGGCTGGTGAGGGGCCTGCGCCTGAGCCAGAGCCCAGGACCCAGGAGGCTCTTTGCCAGCTCAAGCAAGACCAGCCCAGCCCCTGTCTGAGCAGCGCTGGGGACTCCGGGGTGGATGAGGGGCAGGGGAGCCCTTCTGAGATGACCCACTCAGCAGAGTTCAG AGTAGACAACAATCACTTACTCCTGCTGATGATCCACGTGTTCCGAGAAAACGAAGAGCAGCTCTTCAAA ATGATCCGGATGAGCACCGGGCACATGGAGGGTAACCTGCAACTGCTCTACGTGCTGCTCACAGACTGCTATGTCTACCTGCTCCGGAAAG GAGCTGCAGAGAAGCCATACCTGGTGGAAGAGGCCGTTTCTTACAATGAACTTGACTACGTGTCG GTGGGCCTCGACCAGCAGACAGTGAAGCTAGTGTGCGCCAACCGCAGGAAGCAGTTTCTGCTGGACACAGCTGACATGGCCCTGGCTGA GTTCTTCTTGGCTTCTCTGAAGTCTGCCATGATCAAAGGCTGTCGGGAACCGCCCTACCCCAGCGTCCTGACTGACGCCACCATGGAGAAGCTGGCTCTGGCCAAATTTGTGGCCCAGGAATCCAAGTGTGAA GTGACCGCTGTTACTGTGTGCTTCTATGGGCTTGTGCACTGGGAAGACCCTCTGGATGAGTCCCTGGGCCCTGTCCCCTGCCACTGCTCACCCCCCGAGAACGCCATCACCAAAGAAGGCATGCTGCAGTACAAGGCGGGGACCTCCTACTTGGGCAAGGAGCACTGGAAGGCTTGCTTCGTGGTGCTCAG CAATGGGATCCTCTACCAGTATCCTGACCGCACTGATGTCACCCCTTTGCTGTCAGTGAACATGGG GGGGGAGCAGTGCGGTGGCTGTCGGAGATCCAATGCCACGGATCGGCCCCACGCCTTCCAGGTCATCCTTGCCGACCGGCCCTGCCTGGAACTGAGTGCCGATAGCGAGGCAGAGATGGCCGACTGGATGCAGCACCTCTGTCAGGCTGTGTCCAAAGGG GTCATCCCCCAGGGGGTAACTCCCAGCCCCTGCATCCCCTGCTGCCTAGTGATCACTGATGACCACCTCTTCACGTGCCACGAGGACTGCCAGACCAGCTTCTTCCGCACCCTGGGCACCGCCAAGCTGGCCGACATCAGCGCCGTCTCCACTGAACCGGGCAAGGAGTACTGTGTCCTG GAGTTCTCCCAGGACAGCCAGCAGCCCCTCCCGCCCTGGGTCATCTACTTGAGCtgcacatcagaactggaccgaTTCCTGTCTGCACTGAACTGTGGGTGGAATACCATCTACCAG GTGGACCTCCCCAACAAGGCCATCCAGGAAGCCTCCAACAAGAAGTTCGAGGATGCCCTGACCCTCATCCACAGCGCCTGGCAGCGGAGTGACAGTCTCTGCCGAGGCAGAGCCACCCGGGACCCCTGGTGCTGA
- the PLEKHM2 gene encoding pleckstrin homology domain-containing family M member 2 isoform X1 has translation MEPREVKDRILENISLSVKKLQSYFAACEDETPAIRNHDKVLQRLCEHLDHALLYGLQDLSSGYWVLVVHFTRREAVRQIEMLQHVATNLGRSRAWLYLALNENSLESYLRLFQENLGLLHKYYVKNALVCSHDHLTLFLTLVSGLEFIQFDLDLDAPYLDLAPYMPDYYKPQYLLDFEDRLPTSVHGSDSLSLNSFNSVTSTNLEWDDSAIAPSSEDYDFGDVFPAVPSVPSTDWEDGDLTDTVSGPRSTASDPTSSKASTKSPSQRHNPFSEDQAEAVSSPDTTPVHTTSQEKGESHIHDLPDPCTELEVIRVTKKKKMGKKKKTRSDEEASPLHPASTQHHCAKHGRGDSLISSPGLGRGSPDAALASPQEEGEGPSSTAESSEPSEPGQVGLLIPEMKDTSMERVGQPLSKVIDQLHGQLDPSTWGSCVESPDQSFRTGSSGDAPERPPFCDFSEGLPAPMDFYRFTVESPSAGASGGSHHDLAGPGPPLHVPGSSETAGQEEERGGEASAPGPLEDTPGEALEPETQELVPQLSLAGEGPAPEPEPRTQEALCQLKQDQPSPCLSSAGDSGVDEGQGSPSEMTHSAEFRVDNNHLLLLMIHVFRENEEQLFKMIRMSTGHMEGNLQLLYVLLTDCYVYLLRKGAAEKPYLVEEAVSYNELDYVSVGLDQQTVKLVCANRRKQFLLDTADMALAEFFLASLKSAMIKGCREPPYPSVLTDATMEKLALAKFVAQESKCEVTAVTVCFYGLVHWEDPLDESLGPVPCHCSPPENAITKEGMLQYKAGTSYLGKEHWKACFVVLSNGILYQYPDRTDVTPLLSVNMGGEQCGGCRRSNATDRPHAFQVILADRPCLELSADSEAEMADWMQHLCQAVSKGVIPQGVTPSPCIPCCLVITDDHLFTCHEDCQTSFFRTLGTAKLADISAVSTEPGKEYCVLEFSQDSQQPLPPWVIYLSCTSELDRFLSALNCGWNTIYQVDLPNKAIQEASNKKFEDALTLIHSAWQRSDSLCRGRATRDPWC, from the exons ttgcaGAGCTACTTTGCTGCATGTGAAGATGAGACCCCTGCCATCCGGAACCACGACAAGGTCCTGCAGCGTCTGTGTGAGCACTTGGACCACGCCCTGCTGTATGG ACTGCAAGACCTCTCATCTGGCTACTGGGTGCTGGTGGTGCATTTCACCCGGAGAGAGGCCGTCAGACAGATCGAGATGCTGCAGCATGTGGCCACCAACCTGGGGCGCA GCCGGGCCTGGCTGTACCTGGCCCTCAACGAGAACTCCCTGGAGAGCTACCTGCGGCTTTTCCAGGAAAACCTAGGTCTGCTGCATAAGTACTATGTCAA GAATGCCCTGGTCTGCAGCCACGACCACCTGACTCTCTTCCTGACCTTGGTGTCTGGGCTGGAGTTCATTCAATTCGACCTGGACCTG GATGCCCCTTACTTAGACTTGGCCCCCTACATGCCTGACTACTACAAACCTCAGTACCTGCTGGACTTTGAAGACCGCCTCCCCACCTCGGTCCATGGCTCGGACAGCCTGTCCCTCAACTCCTTCAACTCCGTCACCTCCACCAACCTGGAGTGGGATGACAGTGCCATTGCCCCATCTAGCGAGG ATTATGATTTTGGAGATGTGTTTCCAGCAGTGCCGTCTGTACCCAGCACAGACTGGGAAG ATGGAGACCTCACGGACACCGTCAGCGGCCCTCGCTCCACAGCCTCGGACCCGACCAGCAGCAAGGCCTCCACCAAGAGTCCCTCCCAGCGCCACAACCCCTTCAGTGAGGACCAGGCAGAGGCCGTGTCCTCCCCCGACACCACCCCTGTGCACACCACCTCTCAGGAGAAGGGGGAGTCCCACATCCACGACCTGCCAGATCCCTGCACAGAGCTGGAAGTCATCAG GGTCACCAAGAAGAAGAAGATGGGCAAGAAGAAGAAGACCAGGTCAGATGAAGAAGCAAGCCCACTTCACCCAGCCTCTACCCAGCACCACTGTGCCAAGCACGGGCGTGGAGACAGCCTCATCAGCAGCCCAGGCCTTGGGCGGGGCTCGCCAGACGCTGCCTTGGCCTCCccccaggaggagggagaggggcccAGCAGCACAGCAGAGAGCAGcgagccctcagagcctggccAGGTGGGCCTGCTTATCCCCGAGATGAAGGACACCTCCATGGAGCGCGTGGGGCAGCCCCTGAGTAAGGTCATTGACCAGCTCCATGGGCAGCTGGACCCCAGCACCTGGGGCTCCTGTGTCGAGTCCCCAGACCAGTCCTTTCGGACCGGCTCTTCCGGGGATGCCCCGGAGAGGCCGCCGTTTTGTGACTTCAGCGAGGGGCTTCCAGCCCCAATGGACTTCTACCGCTTTACCGTCGAGAGTCCAAGTGCTGGTGCATCAGGTGGCAGCCACCATGACCTTGCAGGGCCTGGCCCACCGCTGCATGTTCCTGGTAGCTCTGAGACTGCTGGccaagaagaggagagaggaggggaggctTCGGCGCCTGGGCCCCTAGAGGACACCCCAGgggaggctctggagccagagacCCAGGAACTGGTGCCCCAGTTGTCCCTGGCTGGTGAGGGGCCTGCGCCTGAGCCAGAGCCCAGGACCCAGGAGGCTCTTTGCCAGCTCAAGCAAGACCAGCCCAGCCCCTGTCTGAGCAGCGCTGGGGACTCCGGGGTGGATGAGGGGCAGGGGAGCCCTTCTGAGATGACCCACTCAGCAGAGTTCAG AGTAGACAACAATCACTTACTCCTGCTGATGATCCACGTGTTCCGAGAAAACGAAGAGCAGCTCTTCAAA ATGATCCGGATGAGCACCGGGCACATGGAGGGTAACCTGCAACTGCTCTACGTGCTGCTCACAGACTGCTATGTCTACCTGCTCCGGAAAG GAGCTGCAGAGAAGCCATACCTGGTGGAAGAGGCCGTTTCTTACAATGAACTTGACTACGTGTCG GTGGGCCTCGACCAGCAGACAGTGAAGCTAGTGTGCGCCAACCGCAGGAAGCAGTTTCTGCTGGACACAGCTGACATGGCCCTGGCTGA GTTCTTCTTGGCTTCTCTGAAGTCTGCCATGATCAAAGGCTGTCGGGAACCGCCCTACCCCAGCGTCCTGACTGACGCCACCATGGAGAAGCTGGCTCTGGCCAAATTTGTGGCCCAGGAATCCAAGTGTGAA GTGACCGCTGTTACTGTGTGCTTCTATGGGCTTGTGCACTGGGAAGACCCTCTGGATGAGTCCCTGGGCCCTGTCCCCTGCCACTGCTCACCCCCCGAGAACGCCATCACCAAAGAAGGCATGCTGCAGTACAAGGCGGGGACCTCCTACTTGGGCAAGGAGCACTGGAAGGCTTGCTTCGTGGTGCTCAG CAATGGGATCCTCTACCAGTATCCTGACCGCACTGATGTCACCCCTTTGCTGTCAGTGAACATGGG GGGGGAGCAGTGCGGTGGCTGTCGGAGATCCAATGCCACGGATCGGCCCCACGCCTTCCAGGTCATCCTTGCCGACCGGCCCTGCCTGGAACTGAGTGCCGATAGCGAGGCAGAGATGGCCGACTGGATGCAGCACCTCTGTCAGGCTGTGTCCAAAGGG GTCATCCCCCAGGGGGTAACTCCCAGCCCCTGCATCCCCTGCTGCCTAGTGATCACTGATGACCACCTCTTCACGTGCCACGAGGACTGCCAGACCAGCTTCTTCCGCACCCTGGGCACCGCCAAGCTGGCCGACATCAGCGCCGTCTCCACTGAACCGGGCAAGGAGTACTGTGTCCTG GAGTTCTCCCAGGACAGCCAGCAGCCCCTCCCGCCCTGGGTCATCTACTTGAGCtgcacatcagaactggaccgaTTCCTGTCTGCACTGAACTGTGGGTGGAATACCATCTACCAG GTGGACCTCCCCAACAAGGCCATCCAGGAAGCCTCCAACAAGAAGTTCGAGGATGCCCTGACCCTCATCCACAGCGCCTGGCAGCGGAGTGACAGTCTCTGCCGAGGCAGAGCCACCCGGGACCCCTGGTGCTGA